GTATAACCGTCAGTTATCGGTTTGATTTACTTTGTTTTTCGGTTTGGCACAGGCTTTAGCAATTCCGAGTGGATTCGGACCTAGTCGAATCCGCCGTAATTGCGGTTGTATAGTGTTGTACGCTGGCTTTTTTTCATTCAGTCACTAATTCTGATTTCTTTTTTTCTTTATTAATCAAATATAATACTCTACCAAAGTACATTAAAAATGGAATTCCGCTTCCAAGTGTTAGTGCAAATAGAAAATTGTCATAATTCCAAGCTCCGTAACAAATAAAGAGGAAAGAAATCAGTATTAAAGTCAGTCCGATGTAAATCCAGTTTATTTTGGTCAAAATGTTTTTTGAAAACAATAAAGCAATTGAAATTAGTTTGCCAATTAAAGACACAATAGCTATTAAAATCAGACTGCTTTCAAAAGGATATTCTTGTTGGAATTCAAATCCGCTTTCTATTATCGTCCGAATACTTATAAACTCAATTAATATCATTATTCCGTAACCATGTCCAGCAGGAACTCCAATTAGGATTATTGAGTTTAGAATTAAGGTTAATATTATTGCTCTTTTTATCAATTTTGAGTGTGTTTTCAGCTTGCGTACAACGGTCTCGTATAACCGTCAGTTACGGGTTAATTCGCGTTAATTTTCGGTTTAGCACTGGCGTTAGCAATTCCGAGTGGATTCGGACGTATTCGAATCCGCCGTAATTGCGGTTATACATTGTTGTAGGTAGTTTTTCATTCATATTTTGTTAATCAACCATACAATTCCGATTCCAGAGAATAAAAATCCACCGACTATAAAAATCATTGGAAAATAGGTCTTCCAGAACTCGTTGTTTATCATTATTTCGTATTCGTTATCCTTTTTCAAGTAAATTATATCAATCGGTTCATTTATCCGTTTTGGATTCGCGCTTGAGTCCAACTTTTGGATTGTTTCAATTCCGTTTTTGTCCGTAAATCGAACAACAGGAAAGTGATAGATGTGTGAATCTCCTTCAGCGTCTTTGCTCCGTTCCTCTATAAAGTCAATTATTTTAGCTTTTGTTTTAATTCCGTTTGTTTGTATTCTACGATTTGAATTCCGAATGTAAAATCCCGCGTATAAAAATCCGCCTCCAACTATTAAAAATACAATTGCTCCAATTAAGTTTTCCATTCAGTTTCTTGGGTTGTCAAATTACCTACAACGTTTCGTATAACCGTCAGTTACGGGTTAATATGCGTTAATTTTCGGTTTGGTACAGACTTTAGCAATTCCGAGTGGATTCGGACGTAGTCGAATCCGCCGTAATTGCGGTTATACATTGTTGGGCAACGTTTTTATTAATTCAGCTTTCTGACTTTTTTCAGCGTGTGTCATTGCTATGATAAATTCAGTCAGCTTTAGTGTATCAATATCTAATTGCCCAAGTTGTATGTTTAATTCTTGAAATCCGAGTTCCTCATTCATTTTTGCGATTGCCTTTTTAAATCTTCCTTTTCTTTTAGAGGGTCTAAAACTTTCGGGTACGAGAATACATATAAAATGTTGACCGTAAATGTTTACTGGATATGCTTCTTTAATAATTTCCCAATTTATAAATTCATCGTGTGTTGTTCTGTCGTAAATTCCAATTTCATTTATAATTACTTGTGGTCTTTTGTCAAGTAAGTGAAAAAGTCCAACTGGAATTGCTAATCCGAAAAATATTGTTCCAACCCAACCCATAATTCGGTCAGTTTGAGTTCCATCATCTTTTAATATCATCCAAATTCCTGCTGCAATTAGTGGTGCTGCAAGTAAGAAGAGTTTCAATACTTTTTTATTCGATTTATATAATTTGATTTCGGTCATTGTATTATACTGAAATAGGTTGACTCTTTTTTGGTTACTATTGCTGGTTCTTAAAACTTGAGTTCAAGTAAATTTACATTATTTTTTCGATAGGATTTGTATTTGATGTTTGGATTGAGATGCACATCAGCAGGTTTTCTTAATTTTAAGCTAAAATGTGTTCTTAGATTGTTGTAAATATATACTGCTTGTTTGGTTATTTTCTGAGCTAATTCAGTGCTTTTAATGGTTTGTTTTAGTCCGTATTCATATTTTAACGTTCTGTTAATGCGTTCGGCAACAGCGTTTTCATACGGATCGTATTGTTCAGTCATACTCATTGTAATTCCGTTATCTTCAGCAAACTTTGTGTATTCAGGGTTGCAGTACTGAAAGCCTCTATCGGAATGATGAATGAGTTTTTGGTTGGGATACTTTCTGTTTTTAATGGCCATATCGAGCGCTTTTCTGCAAAGTGATGTTCTCATATGGTTATCGAGGTTATAGCCCATAATTTGCTTGGAATAGGCGTCTGTGACCAATGCTAAATAGTTGTGTCCGTTTTCAGTTTTAATGTACGTTATATCGCTTACCCATAGCTGTTCAGGTCGTTTAGGGACGTGGTCTTTGATCAGGTTTTTGTATTTTCTGTACATATGGTTTGAGTTTGTGGTTGTGATGTAATTTTTAGTTTTAGGAATGAGTAGCTTGTTAAGTCTAAGGAACCGATAGAACTTGTCTCTTCCTATCTTAACATCAGCTTTAATAAAGTCTTGTTTTAGTTCAGTATAGAGTTTAATCCCACCCGTTTTAGAGCCTACTTTTTTACGGTATTCCTTGACCATTTTTATTAGCTTCTGATGGTCTATTTCTTGTTTTTGTTGTGCTTTGAGCCTTTTGTAGAAGGCTTGTTTGCTAATCCCAAAACATCCATAGAGCCATTTTCTTTTATACGGGCTTTTTTCTTTTTCTCTATCTCTTTTGCTAATGTTTTGGGCAATGACTTTTTTGACATATCGACGCCAGTAATAAGTTCCATATCAGCGATGATGTCCTGCTGGAAGTCTTTTTGGAACTCCAGTTCTTCAATTTTTTCCTTTAGTCTTTTAATTTCATCGTTCTTGCTCATACCATTGTTTTGTTGTACTAAGGTACTGTATTTTCTTAACCAATAGGCAATGGTTGTCCTAGGGACATCATATTTTTTGGAAGCCTGATTGTTAGAGATGTGTCCAGTAAGGATTTGGTCAACGACCAAAAGTTTGGTTTCTAGATTGACTTTTTGGTAGCTTTTTTTTCGCCAGTGGTCTTTTTTTGTTTTCATAAGTGACTATAATTAAATGATTAATTTTTAGTCAACCTATTTCAGGAAAGTTCACATTCTCAAATGTTGCCCAACGTGTTTGTGTAAGGATAGTTGCGTGTGCGAGCAACTAACTTACTAAAAATGGAACGAACCAGAGGAAAATCCGTAGGATTTTCCGAGTAGGCTAGAACCAAGCAATTATTTTTACACGTTGTTGGCAATAGTTATTTTCTTATATAATCCTCTGCTATTTTGTCGATTAAGTTTATCCATTGGGATTTTAGATTTTCTTTATCGTCAAACCTTTTTTCATTTCTTAAATAAGTTTTATACTCCGAACCATTTATATTTAGTCGTATGGAGTATCCGTAATTATGACTCATCCATAATTTTGATTTTGGCTCTATCGTTTTTATTTCCGCTTCGTTTTCTAAATAGAAGTCCAAAATATTTTTTAATTCAGGACATTCAGTGATTGGAAATTCTGTGAATTTGTTATTCTTTTTGTACTTAATAACTTTTAAAAATTCTTTTCCATTTTCTTTCCATAAAAACAAGTAAGTTGCTTTATTTCCACGACCATTGTCAAAGAAGTAGTAAGCTTCAAGTAAAGTGTCAACTTTTTTGGCGGTCAGTTCAGTCCGAAAATCAGCGATTTTTTCGTCCATTTTAAAGTCAAAACTTTTCTGTTCAGTTTGTCCAAATGATATTATGGAAACAAATACTAAAAAGAAAAACAGAACTTTATTTTTTAAACGGACTTTCATAATTATTGCCAACGTTTGGTGTATGGTTAGTTGCGTGGTTCAGCAACTAATTTAGTAAACAAATACTTGCCCGAGGAAATTCCGAAGGAATTTTCGTGAGAAGCACTAGCCGTAGCAATTAATTATACACGGTGTTGTAAGCAGTTTTTT
This genomic stretch from Flavobacteriaceae bacterium GSB9 harbors:
- a CDS encoding DNA-binding protein, producing MKTKKDHWRKKSYQKVNLETKLLVVDQILTGHISNNQASKKYDVPRTTIAYWLRKYSTLVQQNNGMSKNDEIKRLKEKIEELEFQKDFQQDIIADMELITGVDMSKKSLPKTLAKEIEKKKKARIKENGSMDVLGLANKPSTKGSKHNKNKK
- a CDS encoding DUF3592 domain-containing protein, coding for MENLIGAIVFLIVGGGFLYAGFYIRNSNRRIQTNGIKTKAKIIDFIEERSKDAEGDSHIYHFPVVRFTDKNGIETIQKLDSSANPKRINEPIDIIYLKKDNEYEIMINNEFWKTYFPMIFIVGGFLFSGIGIVWLINKI
- a CDS encoding IS3 family transposase encodes the protein MSKQAFYKRLKAQQKQEIDHQKLIKMVKEYRKKVGSKTGGIKLYTELKQDFIKADVKIGRDKFYRFLRLNKLLIPKTKNYITTTNSNHMYRKYKNLIKDHVPKRPEQLWVSDITYIKTENGHNYLALVTDAYSKQIMGYNLDNHMRTSLCRKALDMAIKNRKYPNQKLIHHSDRGFQYCNPEYTKFAEDNGITMSMTEQYDPYENAVAERINRTLKYEYGLKQTIKSTELAQKITKQAVYIYNNLRTHFSLKLRKPADVHLNPNIKYKSYRKNNVNLLELKF